The following coding sequences lie in one Spinacia oleracea cultivar Varoflay chromosome 1, BTI_SOV_V1, whole genome shotgun sequence genomic window:
- the LOC110781401 gene encoding uncharacterized protein has translation MHFLRLLLLLMSQGEVALGKWVSGGMLDLKISKLPRQLCYWLMSRLDGGNSYLVGGDGHVLPITASHWEYVFGFQNSGLPVPVKESDLPPGTLKAMALNYGEKNTSTSKSTIIIAKSVKELAGPVDGEGKIKPLANQRDRASFMENFMIVLLGQILCPSTDGGNMSLKLLGAVSVAKNASLYNWCEFCHTWLLDYGDACQRKIDHQGYAAGTGGCVLFLLIFNLHHLCRHPVRWDEFPRIKVWTQEEVDEAKNRDRKASEDYGRITTVDVVYGDPHPLYGREGRRSPAVEVAEMVAHMTSSEWRRTLAQEVTEMVMGQLAPLFQDRRGVSRERGMRSYHATDHLTIDVDGVAMPLDKSVNKVLTELDADDDSDVELQPSDGGRVFVGPHGSVPVMNPLDPVSHGDVPLVHTADSHGDVPLVHTADDVGVVATEPETSKHPVDQTHQHGQVQAGDGPPSDGMSSEKVGQLGVVEDKEDDKDNGEENVEEPEEQDSGVKDGGPNNRDDDDDEGPANGPVQGTVAASPLENIAQENPSEDKNSEENTSQDNPTEGKTTDENLQTDDQERPREKLILRIPRTNPKTRYRQTRVRMTKLESDVVAYVESYNPKGKEQGAMLIECDGNDANRMMCYSVVRPREYVHS, from the exons ATGCATTTTCTAAGATTATTGCTGCTTTTGATGAGTCAAGGAGAAGTTGCGTTAGGAAAATGGGTTTCGGGGGGGATGTTGGATTTGAAAATATCCAAGCTACCTAGGCAGCTGTGCTACTGGCTGATGTCCCGGTTGGATGGGGGTAACAGTTACCTTGTTGGAGGGGACGGCCATGTGTTGCCGATAACTGCTTCCCATTGGGAATATGTATTCGGATTCCAGAACAGCGGTCTTCCGGTGCCAGTGAAGGAGTCTGATCTTCCTCCAGGCACCCTTAAAGCGATGGCCCTCAATTATGGCGAAAAGAATACATCAACCTCAAAGAGCACAATAATCATAGCAAAATCTGTAAAGGAATTGGCAGGGCCGGTTGACGGTGAAGGAAAGATAAAGCCCCTGGCTAATCAGCGTGATAGGGCCTcgttcatggaaaatttcatgaTTGTGTTGCTGGGGCAGATTTTATGTCCTTCTACCGATGGGGGTAACATGTCTTTAAAATTGCTAGGTGCAGTTTCCGTGGCAAAGAATGCATCACTGTACAATTGGTGTGAGTTTTGTCACACATGGCTTTTAGACTACGGAGACGCCTGTCAGCGGAAGATAGACCATCAGGGGTATGCCGCTGGGACTGgtggttgtgtgttgtttttgctG ATTTTCAACCTACACCATTTATGCAGGCATCCTGTGAGATGGGATGAGTTTCCCAGGATCAAAGTCTGGACACAGGAGGAAGTGGATGAGGCCAAGAATCGGGATAGGAAAGCGAGTGAAGATTATGGAAGGATTACG ACTGTTGATGTTGTGTACGGGGATCCTCATCCCCTTTACGGCAGGGAGGGTAGACGGTCTCCCGCAGTAGAGGTTGCTGAGATGGTAGCACATATGACTTCTTCAGAATGGAGACGCACCCTAGCTCAGGAGGTCACAGAGATG GTTATGGGGCAGCTTGCTCCATTATTCCAAGATCGCCGGGGCGTATCCCGTGAAAGAGGAATGAGGTCATATCATGCTACCGATCATTTGACGATAGATGTTGATGGTGTGGCTATGCCGTTGGACAAGTCTGTCAATAAGGTGCTTACAGAGTTGGATGCCGATGACGATTCCGATGTGGAGTTGCAACCGTCTGATGGGGGACGTGTATTTGTGGGCCCTCATGGGAGTGTGCCAGTTATGAATCCCCTAGACCCGGTCAGCCACGGTGATGTACCTTTGGTCCACACTGCTGACAGCCACGGTGATGTACCTTTGGTCCACACTGCTGATGATGTTGGTGTAGTAGCAACTGAGCCAGAAACAAGCAAGCACCCGGTCGACCAGACACATCAGCACGGACAGGTTCAAGCTGGTGACGGGCCACCTTCAGATGGAATGTCATCGGAGAAGGTGGGACAGCTGGGTGTAGTTGAAGACAAAGAGGATGATAAAGACAATGGTGAGGAGAATGTTGAGGAGCCGGAAGAGCAGGATAGTGGAGTCAAGGATGGGGGGCCGAATAACagggatgatgacgatgatgaggGACCGGCTAATGGTCCTGTGCAAGGAACGGTTGCAGCATCGCCCTTGGAGAACATCGCTCAAGAGAACCCCTCTGAAGATAAGAACAGTGAAGAGAACACCAGTCAAGATAACCCCACTGAAGGGAAGACCACTGATGAGAATCTCCAAACTGATGACCAAGAACGACCACGGGAGAAATTGATCCTAAGGATTCCGAGAACAAACCCAAAAACACGCTATCGGCAGACGCGAGTACGAATGACAAAACTTGAGAGTGACGTAGTAGCTTATGTGGAGTCATACAATCCTAAAGGGAAAGAGCA GGGGGCCATGCTTATCGAGTGTGATGGTAATGATGCAAATCGGATGATGTGCTACTCGGTTGTGCGTCCTAGGGAGTACGTGCATTCCTAG